In Seonamhaeicola sp. S2-3, the genomic window GTTATGTGTTACCACTTACTTTTAAAAGTAATTGGATTACCTACCAAAAACAAGCCGCTAGAGATTGGAGACCAAGCTACAAATATTATAATTCTGATGTAGCACAAGCCTACAGATTGTACACTTTAGCATTGGCAGGAAGTCCAGATTTAGCATCTATGAATAGATTGCGTGAGTTTTCAGAACTATCAAATGATGCCAAATGGCGCTTAGCAGCGGCTTATGCTTTGGCTGGACAAAAAGAAGCTAGCGAACGTATTTCGCAATCGGCTAACATCAATTTCACACCTAATAAATATGATTATTATTCATACGGTTCGGTTGATAGAAATAGAGCCATGGCTCTAGAAACTATGGTATTAACCAAAGATTCTAAAATGCGAGAAATAGCCGAATATATTGCCAAAGATTTATCTAGTTCTCGTTGGATGAGTACACAAACCACCGCTTACAGTTTATTGGCTATGGCTAAAATGGTAAATGCTAATGGTGGAAAAGCCATAAATATCAACTACTCAATTAATGGATCAAAAGAAACTATTAATACTAAAAATGCCATTGCACAACGCGAATTACAAGTGGTTGAAGGCACAAACAATATCTCAATTTCAAACAGTAATAATAATGTGGTTTATGTGCGTGTTTTAAACACCGGAAAACTACCTGTTGGACAAGAAATTGCAGAACAACGCGGACTAAGCATAAGCTATTCATATAAAGATTTGCAAGGCAATACAATTGATGTTGCCAACTTAAAACAAGGGCAAGATTTTATTGCTACAGTAAAAGTTAACAACCTTAAAAGTGCACCAGTTAAGGATGTGGCTTTAACCCAAATTTTCCCTTCGGGATGGGAAATTGTAAATACCCGGTTTACAGATTTTGGGGATACAACCTCTAGTGAAGCGCGCTATACAGACATTAGAGACGACCGCGTGAATTTCTATTTTGACTTAAGCAAAAACGGAAATTCTAATAGCACCAAAACATTCTCGGTAATGCTAAATGCATCCTACTTAGGGCGCTATTACTTACCTGGAATTCAGGCGGAAGCTATGTATGATAACGACTTTTTAGTGAAAACTAAAGGGCAGTGGATTAATGTAAACAAATAACGTTATCTAAAAAGTTATAGTTGTCATTCTGAACTATTCACTAAGTACAATCCAAGTGTTGTTCAGAGTCTCATCACATAGATTATTAATCTTTTTTGAGAACCCAGAATAAATTTGGGTTAACACTACCTATGCTTAATAGATAACAAAAAAAAACTTTAAAAAAATGAAAAAATATATTTATATAATAGCAGTATTAATAACATTCAATATTGCTAAAGCACAAGAAATAAGATATGTAAACGCCGATAATGGTTTGTTTTTAAGAGACAACCCTAGTCAAGATTCAAAACGTATAGATAAACTAGCTTATGGAACCACGCTAGAAATAACAGAACGTACAAACTTAAAACTTGATGTTAAAGATGATAACAACATTGTTTCTGGAGAATGGGTAAAAGTAACCTGTAAAGATGATATTTACAACAACCGTTCTGGTTACGTATTTAATGGTTTTTTAACTGAAAATAAAATAGAAAAACGCTTTACTGTAGGTTTTGATGACTTTACTTTAGAATTTGAAAATTTAAATGCCGAAATTATTGGCGATGAGCAAGTCTCAACACATTCAAATAATACTGTTGATGCCATTCTTGAAATGGGCGAAACACTTGAAGGCAAAACCATTCGTGTTAGACATCATTCAAAATACAAAAGCATAAAAGTGTTTCAAAGACATGAAAATAGCATCTCTATTCAAGCCGAAGGTCCGCATTGTGATTTAATAGATTGGAAACATTTTTATTCTGCTTGGGCTCCTTTAAAAGCTAGTAAAAAAACAGGCACTTTTGAAACCATAACCTACAGCAACAAAGCTCAAAATAAATTTATAAACGTTGATATTTCAGAATTTAAAAATGCCGTAAAAGAGCATTGTGGCGATGTATGGTATAATATGATTAAAGACGATAAAAAAATTAACAAAGGCGCCTCTACAATTGGTATTAGTAAAATATATTTTAAAGTTATTTTTACCACCATGTATGATGAAAATATTGAAAAAATTGTTGCTTTTAATGTGCCTATGGGCTGTTAATATTAAATCATATTTTCAAATAAAAACAACTAAAGTAATCTTATAAATCATTTTAGTTCTATTTATTACTAGATTGCTTCACGCATTCTAAATGACTAATAAAAACAATAAAAATTGAATAAAATAATAGGCTACATAAAAAAACGTAAGGTTAGATTTTCCTTCTTAGCCATACTTTTGGTAGCCTACTATTTTTGTTTACCAAAGCAGCTTTTTAAAACACCAACCTCAACGGTAATAACCAGTTCAAACAACACGCTTATTGGCGCTAAAATAGCCAGTGATGGTCAATGGCGTTTTCCGCATAACGATAGCATACCCGAAAAATTTAAA contains:
- a CDS encoding SH3 domain-containing protein, whose translation is MKKYIYIIAVLITFNIAKAQEIRYVNADNGLFLRDNPSQDSKRIDKLAYGTTLEITERTNLKLDVKDDNNIVSGEWVKVTCKDDIYNNRSGYVFNGFLTENKIEKRFTVGFDDFTLEFENLNAEIIGDEQVSTHSNNTVDAILEMGETLEGKTIRVRHHSKYKSIKVFQRHENSISIQAEGPHCDLIDWKHFYSAWAPLKASKKTGTFETITYSNKAQNKFINVDISEFKNAVKEHCGDVWYNMIKDDKKINKGASTIGISKIYFKVIFTTMYDENIEKIVAFNVPMGC